A section of the Gemmatimonadales bacterium genome encodes:
- the mreD gene encoding rod shape-determining protein MreD, which produces MMPARASRVQLAVVLLLLLVLHFYLRPRLWGARVSPDFMFIGLMLFAMRSSPGAGAVAGFLVGLATDALTPVHFGAGMLAHTVVGYLASWGRSVFFAENPIVNAAFVAVGLWVRDLLVMVASGGGERSVLAELTLYSPLEALTTALFALLVLVAFREWFSIRLDA; this is translated from the coding sequence ATGATGCCCGCGCGGGCCAGCCGCGTGCAGCTCGCGGTGGTGCTGCTGTTGCTGCTGGTGCTGCACTTCTATCTGCGCCCGCGACTCTGGGGCGCGCGCGTCAGTCCCGATTTCATGTTCATCGGCCTGATGTTGTTCGCGATGCGGAGCAGCCCTGGCGCGGGCGCCGTGGCCGGCTTTCTGGTCGGGCTGGCCACGGACGCGCTGACCCCGGTGCACTTCGGCGCCGGGATGCTGGCGCACACCGTGGTGGGCTATCTCGCATCCTGGGGACGGTCGGTGTTCTTCGCGGAGAATCCGATCGTCAATGCCGCCTTCGTGGCGGTGGGGCTCTGGGTCCGCGACCTGCTGGTGATGGTGGCGAGCGGGGGCGGCGAGCGCTCCGTGCTGGCGGAGCTCACCCTCTATAGTCCACTCGAGGCGCTCACCACAGCGCTCTTCGCGCTGCTGGTCCTGGTGGCGTTTCGCGAGTGGTTCTCTATCCGGCTCGACGCATGA
- the mreC gene encoding rod shape-determining protein MreC: MASASERSYTRRDTVLFLACVGLSLVALLSPATWGLGMADSLRETVLVPLVWLQARAEEGRTSRVRLRAITAQRDSTSYLAQGIPSLLAENERLRQLLTLGHRLSNRYVAAEVLHQAQATDGRTLLLSVGSAQGVSVFDPVVAPEGLIGVLLTVGRRTSVVMTWAHPEFRVSAFTVRGNAAGVVAPASSATDPEGSLEFRGVAYRDSVPLGTLVLSSGLGGVYPKGIPVGTVTGLIREQAGWERVYRLLPSANPGSAAHVLVLVSSSSRDLAAAFPSDSALEAQRLDSIARVRQADSLAQAAREAKAHRADSVAAASRDSTRPKVPRPAVRPDSVTRPRPAPAAAPPAPKDSAR, translated from the coding sequence ATGGCCAGCGCGTCGGAACGCTCGTATACCCGCCGGGACACGGTGTTGTTCCTCGCCTGCGTGGGACTGTCGCTGGTGGCGCTCCTCTCCCCGGCGACCTGGGGCTTGGGGATGGCCGATTCGCTGCGTGAGACCGTGCTCGTGCCGCTGGTCTGGCTTCAGGCGCGGGCCGAGGAGGGACGGACCAGTCGGGTTCGCCTCCGCGCCATCACCGCCCAGCGTGACTCCACCAGCTACCTGGCCCAGGGCATCCCCTCGCTGCTGGCCGAGAACGAGCGCCTCCGCCAGCTCCTCACGCTCGGCCATCGGCTGTCGAACCGCTACGTGGCCGCCGAGGTGCTGCACCAGGCACAGGCCACCGACGGCCGCACGCTGCTGCTCAGCGTGGGCTCGGCGCAGGGCGTCTCGGTGTTCGACCCGGTGGTGGCGCCGGAGGGGCTGATCGGCGTTCTCCTCACCGTCGGCCGCCGGACCAGCGTGGTGATGACCTGGGCCCATCCGGAGTTTCGGGTGAGCGCCTTCACCGTCCGGGGCAACGCCGCGGGGGTGGTGGCGCCGGCGAGCTCGGCCACGGATCCCGAGGGCTCTCTCGAGTTTCGCGGCGTGGCCTACCGGGACTCGGTGCCGCTGGGCACGCTGGTGCTGTCGTCGGGTCTGGGCGGCGTGTATCCCAAGGGGATTCCGGTGGGCACGGTCACCGGCCTGATCCGCGAGCAGGCCGGATGGGAGCGGGTCTACCGGCTGCTCCCGAGCGCGAATCCGGGCTCCGCGGCCCACGTCCTGGTGCTGGTGTCCTCGTCCAGCCGGGATCTCGCGGCCGCCTTTCCGAGCGATTCGGCATTGGAGGCGCAACGGCTGGATTCGATCGCGCGGGTGCGCCAGGCCGATTCCCTGGCGCAGGCGGCGCGGGAGGCCAAGGCGCACCGGGCCGACTCGGTGGCCGCGGCGAGCCGGGATAGCACCCGGCCCAAGGTTCCCCGGCCCGCAGTCCGCCCCGACTCCGTGACGCGGCCGAGACCCGCCCCCGCGGCGGCCCCGCCCGCCCCGAAGGACTCGGCCCGATGA
- a CDS encoding rod shape-determining protein, which yields MSWLPANEIAVDLGTANTLIYVKGEGIVLNEPSVVAIEKVTGKIKGIGLEAKRMLGRTPDGILAVRPLKDGVIADFDVTEKMLRYFLKTIIDKHVFRVKPKVIVCVPSGITEVERRAVRDSAETAGAKQVLMVAEPMAAAIGVGLPVETPTGNMVIDIGGGTTEIAVIALSGIVSDTSIRTGGDELDQAIVQFMRKNYNLLVGEPTAEAIKIKIGSAAPTGDEREMEVKGRDLVSGIPKTVRVHSTEIREAVQEPIQQIVDAVRRALEITPPELASDIVDRGIVMTGGGALIRGLDILLAQETGLPIHVDEDPLTCVVRGTGRILDDYEKYRSVLSL from the coding sequence ATGTCCTGGCTCCCCGCGAATGAAATCGCGGTGGATCTGGGCACGGCCAACACGCTCATCTACGTCAAGGGCGAGGGCATCGTGCTCAACGAGCCCAGCGTGGTGGCCATCGAGAAGGTGACTGGCAAGATCAAGGGCATCGGACTCGAGGCCAAGCGGATGCTGGGCCGCACGCCCGACGGGATCCTCGCGGTGCGTCCGCTCAAGGACGGCGTGATCGCCGACTTCGACGTCACCGAGAAGATGTTGCGCTACTTCCTGAAGACGATCATCGACAAGCACGTCTTCCGGGTGAAGCCCAAGGTCATCGTCTGCGTGCCCTCCGGGATCACCGAAGTCGAGCGCCGCGCCGTCCGCGACTCGGCCGAGACCGCGGGCGCCAAGCAGGTGCTGATGGTGGCGGAGCCGATGGCCGCCGCGATCGGGGTGGGGCTGCCGGTGGAGACGCCCACCGGCAACATGGTGATCGACATCGGCGGGGGCACCACCGAGATCGCGGTCATCGCCCTGTCGGGCATCGTCTCCGACACGTCGATCCGGACCGGCGGCGACGAGCTGGACCAGGCCATCGTCCAGTTCATGCGGAAGAACTACAACCTGCTGGTGGGCGAGCCGACCGCCGAAGCGATCAAGATCAAGATCGGCTCGGCCGCGCCCACGGGCGACGAGCGGGAGATGGAGGTCAAGGGACGCGACCTCGTCTCCGGCATCCCCAAGACCGTGCGGGTGCACTCCACCGAGATCCGGGAAGCGGTGCAGGAGCCGATCCAGCAGATCGTGGACGCCGTCCGCCGGGCTCTGGAGATCACCCCGCCCGAGCTCGCCAGCGACATCGTGGATCGCGGCATCGTGATGACCGGCGGGGGCGCGCTGATCCGCGGCCTCGACATCCTGCTGGCCCAGGAGACCGGGCTGCCGATCCATGTGGACGAAGACCCGCTCACCTGCGTGGTGCGGGGCACGGGCCGGATCCTCGACGACTACGAGAAATACCGCAGCGTTCTCTCCCTCTAA